In a genomic window of Amblyomma americanum isolate KBUSLIRL-KWMA chromosome 4, ASM5285725v1, whole genome shotgun sequence:
- the LOC144128244 gene encoding uncharacterized protein LOC144128244 isoform X3, with translation MINDDYDAWTPWQTCGEDRAHSSGFSAEGDPEFVVGVCAAFGSSITVRPVPGVSTQTETKQEATQTPTLASARGTQTNNGL, from the exons CTTGGACTCCTTGGCAGACCTGTGGCGAGGATCGGGCGCATTCCTCAGGCTTCTCGGCAGAAGGGGATCCTGAATTTGTGGTGGGTGTCTGTGCTGCCTTCGGCTCCTCCATAACTGTTCGTCCTGTGCCAGGAGTAAGCACGCAGACCGAAACAAAGCAGGAAG CAACTCAGACACCAACACTTGCGAGTGCAAGAGGGACACAAACCAACAATGGTCTGTAG